In the Clavelina lepadiformis chromosome 8, kaClaLepa1.1, whole genome shotgun sequence genome, one interval contains:
- the LOC143468851 gene encoding tRNA-dihydrouridine(20a/20b) synthase [NAD(P)+]-like: MQEVDQVTRKRTNIVQLLQKDGPTKICAPMVRYSKLQFRTLVRKYGCDIAYTPMVVSDSFVQSEECRKVEFITNENDKPLIVQFAANNPEDFASATEMVFPYCDGVGLNCGCPQRWAMAKGYGAKLLRNPEQLVDYIRFTRSRLQDPDFSISTKIRLHADPHKTVEMCRRLENVGVSFISVHGRTTKERHQPVHYDQIKLIKDAVSVPVVANGDVKSLTDVYKVYEETGADGIMVARGILKNPAMFEGYDRTPMKCVQDWLNICSRHETSFTCFHNHLIYMLEKRATKEDKQIFNNLRSIPAVIEYLDKYKDDEESVIDETFSNMKNLDVS; the protein is encoded by the exons ATGCAAGAAGTAGACCAAGTGACACGAAAGCGAACCAATATTGTCCAGTTGTTGCAAAAAGATGGTCCAACAAAGATATGTGCTCCAATGGTTAGATATTCCAAACTACAGTTTAGAACTTTAGTTAGAAAATATGGTTGTGACATAGCTTATACACCTATGGTAGTATCAGATTCTTTTGTCCAATCTGAGGAATGCAGAAAGGTGGAATTTATTACAAATGAGAATGACAAACCTCTAATAGTACAGTTTGCTGCCAACAATCCTGAAGATTTTGCCTCAGCTACAGAAATGGTGTTCCCCTATTGTGATGGTGTTGGCCTTAATTGTGGCTGCCCACAAAGATGGGCAATGGCAAAAGGATATGGGGCTAAGTTGTTAAGAAACCCCGAACAACTGGTTGATTATATAAGGTTTACTCGAAGCCGTTTGCAAGATCCAGACTTTTCCATATCAACTAAAATAAGACTTCATGCAGACCCGCATAAAACTGTTGAAATGTGCAGAAGATTGGAAAATGTTGgagtttcttttatttctgTACATGGCAGGACTACTAAAGAACGTCACCAACCTGTACATTAtgatcaaattaaattgataAAAGATGCAGTGTCTGTTCCTGTTGTTGCCAATGGTGATGTCAAGTCACTTACAGATGTTTATAAAGTCTATGAGGAAACAG GTGCAGATGGAATCATGGTTGCGCGtggaattttgaaaaatcctGCCATGTTTGAAGGATATGACAGAACACCAATGAAATGCGTACAAGACTGGTTAAACATATGTTCTCGGCATGAAACATCATTTACATGTTTTCATAACCATCTTATATACATGTTAGAGAAACGTGCAACAAAAGAAGATAAACAGATATTTAATAATCTGCGGTCAATACCTGCTGTTATTGAATATCTGGATAAATATAAAGATGATGAGGAATCTGTCATAGATGAAACATTTTCTAACATGAAGAATCTTGATGTATCATAA
- the LOC143469645 gene encoding leucine-rich repeat-containing protein 72-like yields the protein MDSDEVVNNLMKRQNIKQDINVIELYLGKQSLTSVNSLRRFRMLQRLWLNSNKLRNLLSPLTQHCFLHHNFRITELHLQNNELCEIRGTLSHLRYLQVLMLQKNQLANLNEVLQELFPLQALHVLNLFDNPLAQEPGYRLLLVHTLPSVERLDRREVTAKEKKQAREIYEANREAVKASIAFGRRADINPSLLHTLNRYQPSRSTITPAKYNVQTIRREMNLQSRHSVMQYTTFDWARIPSCEERRLGAAVPSPQNLTVKFR from the exons ATGGATTCCGATGAG GTTGTAAATAACCTTATGAAAAGGCAGAATATAAAACAAGATATAAATGTAATAGAGCTTTACTTGGGTAAGCAAAGTCTAACTTCAGTAAACTCGCTGCGGCGATTTCGAATGCTTCAAAGGCTTTGgttaaattcaaacaaattgaGAAACTTGCTATCGCCATTAACACAACACTGTTTTCTTCATCACAATTTCAG GATAACAGAACTCcatttgcaaaataatgaaTTATGTGAAATAAGAGGAACTCTTTCACACTTGCGCTATCTCCAAGTTCTTATGCTGCAGAAAAACCAATTAGCCAATTTGAATGAGGTTTTGCAAGAGCTCTTTCCTTTACAGGCACTACACGTTCTCA ATTTATTTGATAATCCTTTGGCTCAAGAACCTGGATACAGGCTTCTTCTTGTACACACACTTCCATCAGTTGAACGATTAGATAGACGAG AAGTCACTGCtaaagagaaaaaacaagCCAGGGAAATTTACGAAGCAAACAGGGAAGCAGTGAAAGCTTCTATTGCATTTGGAAGGCGAGCTGACATAAATCCTTCACTGTTGCATACTCTAAACAGATATCAACCATCAAGATCCACCATTACTCCTGCAAAGTACAATGTGCAG ACCATTAGACGTGAAATGAATTTGCAGTCCAGGCATTCAGTCATGCAATACACCACCTTCGACTGGGCAAGAATACCAAGCTGTGAAGAAAGGCGTCTTGGAGCTGCTGTCCCATCTCCACAAAATTTAACTGTTAAATTTCGATAA
- the LOC143468651 gene encoding uncharacterized protein LOC143468651 produces the protein MNLSMFRKDVLLEVLVNDYQTSFKNGRSKWSVFFQVFFYLICFEAAIVKASAYYCINHTCICTKTTETIDGRSESLLFVDCHDRNIYGFPKKLLMKDVLDATTVDLSENMITSLPKNMLFDQIYLKRFILYNTTLDKVDEACFNVSRGQRSPMSSPLQHIDLRDNNLNAIPSCFGERSRSDSISTMENVKTLLLGGNFYLSGMSDQSLAGVRNIQRLDLSRSSIRILPHLLLKFHVQLVDVDLSHNALKSIPNVFFVRNTKLLLVRLNANLLRRIPSKLPKGLEELLLALNKITFVNTQDVVALQRLQRLKILDLSQNGIQFIASSAFYKQIELVYLDLSQNALDSIGMSTFDGANKLEFLFLENNKRLSFVAKTTFSVLPRLQFLFIFGCSLTTLNLIEETEIEKVSPLKSIWFFDNPVICNCKIIPFIRHLKNNKIELDKPISGINISVTNPRVKMAVMAKLKDYSFKISPSVCISPTNRFKTVVGRKILEIPENYMTCPDEPFYVIVSILLGIASFAFVIPLMYILIALYLFIIKLGKKHFGWTLHEKED, from the exons ATGAACTTAAGCATGTTTCGGAAAGATGTGCTTCTTGAAGTTTTGGTTAATGACTACCAGACATCATTCAAAAATGGTCGGTCAAAATGGTCGGTTTTCTTCCAAGTGTTTTTCTACTTAATTTGCTTTGAAGCAGCGATTGTCAAGGCAAGCGCGTATTATTGCATCAATCACACCTGTATATGCACGAAAACAACTGAGACTATTGATGGTAGAAGTGAAAGtcttttgtttgttgattGCCATGATCGTAATATCTATGGGTTTCCCAAAAAACTGCTGATGAAGGATGTTTTGGATGCTACAACGGTGGACCTCAGTGAAAACATGATAACTTCGTTGCCAAAAAATATGCTCTTCGACCAAATATATCTAAAGCgatttatattatataataccACTTTAGATAAAGTAGACGAAGCCTGTTTCAACGTGTCTCGAGGACAAAGATCGCCTATGAGTTCTCCGTTGCAACACATTGATCTAAGAG ACAATAACTTGAATGCAATACCTTCTTGCTTTGGGGAACGTAGTAGGTCCGACAGTATTTCTACAATGGAAAACGTGAAAACATTACTATTAGGCGGAAATTTCTATCTATCTGGCATGAGTGATCAATCGTTAGCAGGTGTTAG GAATATCCAAAGACTTGATTTATCGAGAAGTTCAATTCGAATTTTACCTCACTTACTGCTGAAATTTCACGTCCAACTTGTAGATGTTGATCTCTCTCACAATGCCCTAAAATCAATTCCAAATGTTTTCTTCGTCCGAAATACAAAATTACTTTTGGTTAG gttgaatgccaatttattACGGAGAATCCCTAGCAAGCTCCCTAAAGGTTTGGAGGAGTTACTACTggctttaaataaaattacttttgtaAATACGCAAGATGTAGTTGCCCTGCAACGCTTGCAAAGGTTAAAGATTCTCGATCTAAGTCAAAATGGAATACAGTTCATCGCTTCTAGCGCATTTTACAAACAGATTGAGTTGGTGTACTTGGATTTATCTCAAAACGCTCTTGATTCTATCGGTATGTCAACATTTGATGGAGCTAACAAactagaatttttatttttggaaaataacaaGCGATTGTCCTTTGTTGCGAAAACAACCTTTTCTGTTTTGCCTCGGCTTCAATTCTTGTTTATCTTTGGATGCTCTTTGACAACACTTAATTTGATCGAAGAAACTGAAATTGAAAAGGTTTCACCATTAAAAAGTATCTGGTTTTTTGACAATCCTGTTATCTGTAACTGTAAAATTATTCCTTTTATTCGTCAcctaaaaaacaataaaattgaaCTCGACAAGCCAATCTCGGGGATAAACATTAGTGTTACAAATCCCCGAGTAAAAATGGCCGTAATGGCAAAATTGAAAGATTATTCATTTAAGATTTCTCCCTCTGTCTGCATAAGCCCCACAAACAGATTTAAAACTGTTGTTGGTCGTAAGATTTTAGAAATTCCAGAGAACTACATGACATGCCCGGACGAACCATTTTATGTAATTGTTTCAATACTTTTAGGGATAGCCtcttttgcttttgttattCCTTTGATGTACATATTGATTGCATTGTAtttgtttataataaaattagGAAAAAAGCACTTCGGTTGGACCTTGCACGAGAAAGAAGACTAA
- the LOC143469642 gene encoding uncharacterized protein LOC143469642 — protein sequence MAELPVLNENLAKLRFANDLANNLLQNKSKPSVLPKNVNAHKSEKTLLTDNDSNQCDDKSSYKPLLFTNDMWGAGEYLKNDSRFDFVTDYLKQSEELETMRSCIKALSTPSSYEVVDSTTDLLKVSFQPSKEDKLVNFSHQNFMPDNSQSLEEKYGSANFCVLSSSQTSTDQVVEAKHDYYNELSLQTHRPAIEEEAELEVFSNSDHFSCPNVRKVFDCGNNSFKKVAGYHIDSPTAKIDHFKSENSPKEFNNQRTTKQHVKTSYSSLKSVGSSSKKSIESIINDERSKSPVCDGEVLDDNNDFSTWKLFPLKSTNPSVTNTTTNGLTKTASMPLVTMLMESIPSLSTTSQLDVIYKRQKWDNGKCGRNSDKICEFFVETAEEKFEKLQDDVEKVVFNEDIVELMDITHIDSNADESDKHISSFIPKLQLSDDIEEVEVTPICKEKRKTNKKFSTMKKARPFSAGRFDKRRPISPVRRHLVKSNIIPMSLSDGVDPKPSEKSPKKRRPASAGKISEGLKSSEKIHTSPKRVWEKSSIAWDSYGPNQLRTWTSVKQPSSPKKTISKHSIEKISAVASRPIPLPNKFGTHFSENVLNSQRFFENMWTSLPDEILIHIFAFLDAKDLTNVALVCHKFHCVAEDCHLWKDLNANAVTLSDYWLEAMGRRTPKSVNFVNCNGKEVSNKGLRVFFRSCKNLQSLHISKCTGEILSGDSVLLHASCHCKNLNKIKVPWSKTTDNGLTAICLGVVNIDSLNINGNTSITDEAFDVLTQRHCATLLELEMAGCFAVSCGSLLSLLQKTENLTSLNVGLCSKITSDCVRDFCKYLKNLRHLDMHGVKSVTNNCLHEIANSCQQLCTLILSNCTMVSDIGIAEIATYLPTLIHLDICGCSQVTDQGIHNFVSVSKKIQYLDISHTGATHLSIDIITQCCIASLHTLKVSFCHNITQKSVEDMLRAAVSLKSLYLYGCKRLKLSELMKLNNNVVIEM from the exons ATGGCTGAACTACCGGTACTTAATGAAAATTTGGCAAAACTTCGGTTTGCAAACGATCTGGCCAATAACCTGCttcaaaacaaatcaaaaccTTCAGTACTTCCGAAAAATGTTAATGCACACAAATCTG AGAAAACATTACTTACCGACAATGACTCAAACCAATGTGATGACAAAAGCTCATACAAACCACTCTTGTTTACAAATGATATGTGGGGAGCGGGCGAATATTTAAAGAATGATAGCCGGTTTGATTTTGTAACAGACTATCTAAAGCAAAGTGAAGAGCTTGAAACCATGCGAAGTTGTATCAAAGCTTTATCTACACCATCATCTTATGAAGTTGTAGACTCTACTACTGATCTTCTAAAAGTCTCATTCCAACCTTCAAAGGAAGATAAACTTGTTAATTTTTCCCACCAAAATTTTATGCCAGATAATAGCCAATCATTGGAAGAAAAATATGGTTCCGCAAACTTCTGTGTTTTATCTTCTTCACAAACTAGTACAGATCAAGTCGTTGAAGCAAAACATGATTATTATAATGAACTATCTCTTCAAACTCATCGACCAGCCATTGAAGAAGAAGCAGAATTAGAAGTGTTTTCCAATTCTGACCACTTTAGCTGTCCCAATGTTAGAAAAGTCTTTGATTGTGGaaataatagttttaaaaaagttgcagGTTATCATATTGACTCCCCTACTGCAAAAATAGACCATTTTAAATCAGAAAACAGTCCGAAGGAATTCAATAACCAACGTACTACTAAGCAGCAtgtaaaaacaagttattCTTCACTTAAAAGCGTTGGTAGTTCAAGCAAAAAATCTATAGAAAGCATAATAAATGACGAAAGAAGCAAAAGTCCTGTATGTGATGGTGAAGTGTTGGATGACAATAATGATTTCAGTACATGGAAACTTTTTCCATTAAAATCTACTAATCCATCTGTCACAAACACAACCACAAATGGTCTCACAAAAACCGCCAGTATGCCATTAGTAACCATGCTGATGGAAAGCATACCTTCATTATCTACCACTTCTCAACTTGATGTAATTTATAAGAGACAAAAATGGGACAATGGGAAATGTGGACGAAATTCTGATAAAATAtgtgaattttttgttgaaacagccgaagaaaaatttgaaaaactacAAGATGATGTGGAAAAGGTTGTTTTCAATGAGGACATAGTTGAGTTAATGGATATTACGCACATTGACTCTAATGCTGATGAAAGTGACAAACATATATCAAGTTTTATACCAAAACTGCAACTCAGCGATGATATTGAAGAGGTTGAGGTCACTCCAATatgtaaagaaaaaagaaaaaccaataaaaaattttcaaccatGAAAAAGGCCCGCCCTTTTAGTGCTGGCCGTTTTGATAAAAGAAGACCAATTTCACCAGTTCGCAGACACTTAGTAAAATCAAATATTATCCCAATGTCTCTTTCTGATGGGGTGGATCCAAAACCCAGTGAAAAATCACCAAAAAAGAGAAGACCAGCTAGTGCTGGCAAAATATCGGAGGGTTTAAAGTCTTCTGAAAAAATTCATACTAGTCCAAAGCGTGTGTGGGAAAAGTCAAGTATTGCTTGGGACTCCTACGGACCAAATCAGCTAAGGACCTGGACATCAGTCAAGCAACCATCCTCACCGAAAAAAACAATCAGTAAACATTCCATTGAAAAGATATCTGCTGTTGCTTCCAGACCAATACCATTACCAAACAAATTCGGTACGCATTTCTCTGAAAATGTTCTAAATTCTCAAaggttttttgaaaatatgtggaCAAGTCTGCCAGATGAGATTTTGATTcatatatttgcatttttggaTGCGAAGGACTTGACAAATGTTGCCCTGGTTTGTCATAAATTCCATTGTGTAGCAGAGGACTGTCATCTTTGGAAAGATCTAAATGCTAATGCAGTAACTTTGTCTGACTATTGGTTAGAAGCAATGGGAAGAAGGACACCAAAATCTGTAAATTTTGTCAATTGCAATGGAAAAGAAGTTTCTAATAAAGGTTTACGAGTTTTCTTCCGAAGctgtaaaaatttacaaagtttGCACATTAGCAAATGCACAGGAGAAATTTTATCAGGTGATTCAGTTCTTCTACATGCTTCCTGTCATTGTAAAAActtgaacaaaattaaagttCCATGGAGTAAAACCACAGACAATGGACTTACTGCCATTTGCCTTGGCGTAGTAAATATTGATAGTCTTAATATAAATGGGAATACATCGATTACTGATGAAGCTTTTGATGTTTTGACACAAAGGCACTGCGCCACATTACTTGAACTTGAAATGGCAGGTTGTTTTGCTGTTTCATGCGGTAGTTTATTGTCCTTGCTCCAAAAGACCGAAAATCTTACGTCACTAAATGTTGGTTTATGCAGCAAAATTACTTCTGATTGTGTTAGGGATttctgtaaatatttgaaaaacttgcGACATCTTGATATGCACGGTGTAAAATCGGTGACTAACAATTGTTTACATGAAATTGCTAATAGCTGTCAACAACTTTGTACACTTATATTGTCAAACTGTACCATGGTGTCTGATATTGGCATTGCTGAAATAGCTACTTATCTGCCAACTCTAATTCATTTAGATATATGCGGTTGTTCTCAAGTAACTGATCAAGGCATACACAATTTTGTTTCAGTGTCCAAGAAGATTCAGTATTTGGACATTAGTCACACAGGTGCCACACACTTGAGTATTGACATTATTACACAGTGTTGCATTGCAAGTTTGCATACTTTGAAAGTGAGTTTTTGCCACAATATTACGCAGAAATCTGTTGAGGATATGCTTCGAGCCGCAGTTTCCTTGAAGTCCTTATACTTGTATGGCTGCAAAAGGCTAAAACTGTCAgaattaatgaaattgaacaataATGTTGTAATTGAAATGTAA
- the LOC143469641 gene encoding uncharacterized protein LOC143469641, protein MAVNDVSKKSHGRRKFYEMPIESQSTFSKTKNMDPDGADKMLKFISRNVIGKDAVFSGPFGSRKVVYCDYIASGRAMNSIESYIVQNVLPLYGNTHTSTTVTSLQSSLFVEEARMNIRNAVRASEYDAVIFTGNGTTGAIHKLINALDFKRPPVVFVGPYEHHSNLLPWRNIAVHIIPISEKDSGGVNLVHLELALKEWSSAGFQLIGCFSAASNVTGVVTNAESVNELLHQYNALGFWDYATAGPYLNIDMHPNSNSMASMDAMFFSMHKFVGGVDSPGVLVAKRSLFSNKVPQCGGGGGSVFFVTRKDHRYLQDEEMREEGGTPRVVGIVRAALAMKLKQSVGIEVIMAREDELYKKAIKCWKDCPNLHLLGNHSSAAGNKAQHHLAIFSFVISYPGSNLYLHHNFVAALLNDMFGIQARGGCACAGPYAQDLLGIDEETALKFEEALLEDSRLDRIHLRRKTEYSAQEVLRPGFVRLNFPYFMSDEEVDFVIKAVDLVARDGWRMLPKYMFNSETGEWRHTQHRVFEGRSWLGNVDFTENGLDIRQPVKHNDVTPKDYEDLLEIACDIFLTPLKSGELKLPDHSLMFVDNVRDLRWFAVPSEASFHISGKNPAPTVPKCAISVRQNAPELSHKQMQRLVKIPKHVLDIISKLKSLNLQNTEKCSSSTIGEGSASENYLKSTDESKTSNNANSSPSLVKDIDLPPMDESCSANCTLSCVDNKSRLQGALTNISQGFSFKSPPKKLFKLTAQAIEELKMIQNEDRILVCLSGGKDSLSLLHVLRQYQYYAKKNGVGFELGAVTVDPMTSSYDPSPLIPYLKELEVPYFYEKQGILDQALEISASSICSFCSRMKRGRLYACARREGWNVLAFGQHLDDLAESFLMSAFHNGFLRTMKANYTVKEGDLRVIRPFIYVRETDTRQFAQQAKLPVIPENCPACFEAPKERHRMKQLLASQEILHPRLFNSLKEAMMPLFSKSRTGMESNHQQRNPDDYYDERF, encoded by the exons ACTTTCAGTAAAACCAAAAATATGGACCCAGATGGTGCAgataaaatgttgaaattcATTTCACGAAATGTAATTGGCAAGGATGCGGTGTTCTCTGGACCTTTTGGTTCGCGCAAGGTGGTTTATTGTGATTACATTGCTTCTGGTCGAGCAATGAACTCAATTGAATCCtatattgttcaaaatgttCTTCCTCTATATGGGAATACTCACACATCCACAACTGTCACTTCTCTGCAGTCATCATTATTTGTTGAGGAGGCCCG GATGAACATACGAAATGCAGTTAGAGCAAGTGAATATGATGCTGTGATATTTACTGGGAATGGAACAACTGGTGCCATCCACAAGTTAATTAATGCTTTAGACTTTAAACGGCCACCTGTAGTTTTTGTTGGACCCTACGAGCACCATTCAAATTTGCTTCCTTGGCGAAATATTGCCGTTCAT ATAATACCCATAAGTGAAAAGGACAGTGGTGGTGTAAATTTAGTTCATTTGGAGCTAGCTTTAAAGGAATGGTCTTCAGCTGGTTTTCAACTGATTGGATGCTTTTCTGCTGCTTCAAATGTGACAG GTGTTGTAACCAATGCTGAATCTGTAAATGAACTCCTGCATCAGTACAATGCATTGGGGTTTTGGGATTATGCAACTGCTGGACCATATCTTAATATTGATATGCATCCAAACTCTAATAGCATGGCATCCATGGAtgcaatgtttttttcaatGCACAAGTTTGTAGGAGGCGTTGATTCTCCAG GTGTGCTCGTTGCAAAACGCTCTCTTTTCAGCAACAAAGTTCCTCAATGTGGAGGAGGAGGGGGATCAGTGTTCTTTGTTACACGTAAAGACCACCGCTACTTACAGGATGAAGAGATGAGGGAGGAAGGTGGTACACCTCGTGTGGTTGGGATCGTGAGGGCGGCTTTAGCCATGAAATTAAAACAG TCTGTTGGAATAGAGGTGATCATGGCGCGTGAAGATGAACTTTACAAGAAAGCCATAAAATGTTGGAAAGATTGTCCAAATCTTCATCTTCTTGGAAATCACTCATCTGCAGCCGGGAATAAAGCGCAACATCACTTGGccattttttcatttgttatttCCTATCCAGGATCAAACTTGTATCTTCATCATAATTTTGTAGCTGCCCTCTTGAACGATATGTTTGGAATCCAG GCAAGAGGAGGCTGTGCTTGCGCTGGGCCATATGCCCAAGATCTTCTTGGGATTGATGAAGAAActgctttaaaatttgaagaagCACTACTTGAAGATAG TCGCCTTGATCGTATTCACCTGCGTCGAAAGACCGAATACTCTGCCCAGGAAGTTCTTAGACCTGGATTTGTTCGACTGAATTTTCCATATTTTATGAGTGATGAAGAAGTTGATTTTGTCATCAAGGCCGTTGATTTGGTTGCAAGAGATGGCTGGAGAATGCTTCCCAAatacatgtttaattcagagaCTGGAGAATGGAGGCATACACAACACAGA GTATTTGAAGGCAGGAGCTGGCTGGGAAATGTTGATTTCACTGAAAATGGTTTGGATATTAGACAACCAGTcaaacataatgatgtaacaCCAAAAGATTATGAAGATCTTCTCGAAATAGCCTGTGATATTTTCCTTACCCCACTCAAG AGTGGTGAATTGAAGCTCCCAGATCACAGTCTTATGTTTGTAGATAATGTTCGTGATTTAAGATGGTTTGCTGTACCATCTGAAGCGAGCTTCCATATCTCAGGAAAAAACCCTGCGCCTACAGTTCCTAAATGTGCTATTTCAGTTCGCCAAAATGCCCCCGAGCTATCTCACAAGCAAATGCAAAGACTTGTTAAAATTCCAAAACATGTGCTGGATATAATTTCAAAGTTAAAATCGTTAAACCTCCAAAACACAGAAAAATGTTCGAGTTCTACCATAGGGGAAGGCTCTGCTTCAGAGAACTATTTAAAATCTACTGATGAAAGTAAAACATCAAACAACGCAAATTCATCACCTTCATTGGTAAAGGACATTGACCTGCCTCCCATGGATGAGTCTTGCTCAGCCAACTGTACATTGTCTTGCGTTGATAATAAATCACGGTTACAAGGCGCtttaacaaatatttcacaaggATTTAGTTTTAAGTCGCCGCCAAAGAAACTTTTTAAGTTGACAGCTCAAGCAATAGAAGAGTTAAAGATGATACAAAATGAAGATCGCATACTTGTTTGTCTCTCTGGCGGAAAA GATTCCTTATCCCTTCTGCACGTTCTTCGTCAATACCAGTATTACGCGAAGAAGAATGGTGTTGGTTTTGAGCTTGGAGCGGTTACTGTCGATCCCATGACATCATCATATGATCCGTCACCTCTCATACCATACCTGAAAGAGCTAGAGGTTCCTTACTTCTATGAAAAACAAG GTATTCTCGACCAAGCATTAGAAATCTCAGCATCTTCCATTTGTTCTTTCTGTTCTCGAATGAAAAGAGGTCGTTTGTACGCTTGCGCTCGTCGTGAAGGCTGGAACGTTCTAGCTTTTGGACAACATCTAGATGATTTAGCAGAGAGTTTCTTGATGTCAGCCTTCCATAATGGTTTTCTGAGGACCATGAAGGCGAACTACACCGTAAA GGAAGGCGATCTTCGAGTGATACGACCTTTTATTTACGTCAGAGAGACTGATACAAGACAATTTGCCCAACAAGCAAAGCTTCCAGTAATTCCTGAAAATTGTCCAGCTTGCTTCGAAGCACCCAAG GAGCGTCACAGAATGAAGCAGCTGTTAGCATCGCAAGAAATACTTCATCCACGTTTATTTAATTCGTTAAAAGAAGCGATGATGCCACTCTTTTCCAAAAGTAGAACTGGTATGGAGTCGAACCATCAACAACGCAACCCAGATGATTATTATGATGAGCGATTTTAG